A portion of the Chelmon rostratus isolate fCheRos1 chromosome 15, fCheRos1.pri, whole genome shotgun sequence genome contains these proteins:
- the lgals3b gene encoding galectin-3b, protein MSQRSDQPGACPGQTRNPVWPGSGPPSANPTWPGCQPSANPTWPGGQPSANPTWPGGQPSANPTWPGGQPAANPTWPGGQPSANPTWPGGQPAANPTWPGGQPSANPTWPGGQPAANPTWPGGQPSANPTWPGGQPAANPTWPGGQSGNGGVWPCPPACPTVPGGWPSPSPGPVAPQQRLEIPYNQTLPAGVYDKLLITITGTIKAHADKITVDLTTARDLAFHFNPRFNECGNKVIVRNSCINNQWGREERDLERFPFVQGQSFELKILCTNNEFKVAVDNAHLLEFKHRITDLRSINALNIYNDLTLSKVHMESLNSV, encoded by the exons ATGAGC cagagaagtGACCAACCAGGTGCCTGTCCTGGGCAAACCAGAAATCCTGTCTGGCCAG GTTCAGGTCCGCCCTCTGCTAACCCCACCTGGCCTGGATGTCAACCATCGGCTAACCCCACCTGGCCTGGAGGTCAACCATCGGCTAATCCCACCTGGCCTGGAGGTCAACCATCGGCTAATCCCACCTGGCCCGGAGGTCAACCAGCTGCTAACCCCACCTGGCCTGGAGGTCAACCATCGGCTAATCCCACCTGGCCCGGAGGTCAACCAGCTGCTAACCCCACCTGGCCTGGAGGTCAACCATCGGCTAATCCCACCTGGCCCGGAGGTCAACCAGCTGCTAACCCCACCTGGCCCGGAGGTCAACCATCTGCTAACCCCACCTGGCCTGGAGGTCAACCAGCTGCCAACCCCACCTGGCCTGGAGGTCAATCTGGAAATGGAGGAGTCTGGCCCTGCCCACCTGCCTGTCCCACTGTACCTGGAGGGTGGCCCAGTCCTTCACCTGGCCCTGTTGCCCCCCAGCAGAGACTG GAGATTCCGTACAACCAGACTCTTCCTGCTGGAGTTTATGACAAACTGCTCATCACCATCACTGGAACCATCAAAGCCCACGCTGACAA GATCACAGTGGATCTGACCACAGCACGCGACTTGGCCTTCCATTTCAACCCTCGCTTCAACGAGTGTGGCAATAAGGTGATAGTCAGGAACAGCTGCATCAACAATCAGTGGGGGCGAGAAGAGAGAGATCTCGAGCGGTTCCCGTTTGTCCAGGGGCAGTCATTCGAG CTGAAGATCCTCTGCACCAACAACGAGTTTAAGGTGGCCGTCGACAACGCTCACCTACTGGAGTTTAAACACCGGATCACCGACCTGAGATCCATCAATGCACTGAACATCTACAATGACCTCACCCTGTCCAAGGTCCACATGGAGAGTCTGAACAGTGTATAA